From the genome of Vibrio gangliei, one region includes:
- a CDS encoding bifunctional diguanylate cyclase/phosphodiesterase, with translation MSLHKKLQLWLSTTFLVIIASVFGLVLHYSHLYLASQQKIELTNTISALNIALTPYIDKKDKVGIESVINAAFDSGFYGSISLTMYDNTLQINKQDAIETSPAPAWFRALAPFETLSESRILQNGWLQVAELKVTSNSHSAYTQLWAMSTRLFTAFVILLLIAAASLHFVLNLLLAPLKSIQKRANEISLNQFGDPIPSVNTRELSDVVEAINCMAKHVEAYYVQSVNELKQLHMRAFRDPVSNLYNRNFFVTQLEPWINNQNGNHCGLCLLQVDVIEAAYQNKEFQKADEMANTIARQLEKLIDAKDTLARFSLSEFIILIPHSRIDNMHHVSQQALSVVNEVFEQVSEIEYGAVGMLVVSNQPDITTVFTQLDNALSQARQSNEKIFLFNQEAILPQYIKGRMEWQNLVKHAIESDLIKLELQPAINQDNQVIHYEVFPYFEVNHVVYTVNRFITALNDSDIATLFDIHVLKLVKEHIRQNPAQTPLAVNITRYSVRNEQFNNYLEQVTITHKKLNQLVLLELQEVSFIKNIDDVSKVIHVIERCGFRYGIDNFGHSFHSVDFLHQLQPAYIKLDFAYTSQLNHPQKQGFVSSITRAANNFNIATIATHVDSLSQLEALSKLEVTGFQGKITHKWV, from the coding sequence ATGAGCTTACATAAAAAATTACAACTGTGGCTATCTACAACGTTTTTAGTGATCATAGCTTCTGTATTTGGCTTGGTACTTCATTACAGCCACCTTTACTTGGCATCTCAACAAAAAATCGAGCTCACCAACACCATCAGTGCGCTTAATATTGCCCTTACACCCTACATAGATAAAAAGGATAAAGTTGGTATTGAATCTGTCATAAATGCCGCATTCGACAGTGGATTTTATGGCTCTATATCACTCACTATGTACGACAATACCCTGCAGATTAATAAGCAAGATGCCATCGAAACATCCCCTGCTCCCGCATGGTTCAGAGCACTTGCACCATTTGAAACACTGAGCGAGTCTCGTATATTGCAAAATGGATGGCTTCAAGTTGCCGAACTCAAAGTAACCAGTAATTCTCATTCGGCTTATACTCAATTATGGGCAATGAGCACTAGGCTGTTTACTGCTTTTGTCATTTTGCTATTGATCGCAGCCGCTTCACTACACTTTGTACTCAATCTATTACTTGCACCGCTTAAAAGTATTCAAAAGAGAGCGAATGAAATCAGTCTTAACCAATTTGGAGACCCTATCCCATCTGTTAATACACGGGAATTATCCGATGTTGTTGAAGCCATTAACTGTATGGCTAAGCATGTCGAAGCGTATTACGTTCAATCTGTTAATGAATTAAAACAACTTCATATGCGTGCTTTTCGCGACCCTGTTTCAAATCTTTATAATCGTAATTTTTTCGTTACCCAGCTTGAACCATGGATAAATAACCAAAATGGCAACCACTGTGGACTTTGCCTATTACAAGTGGATGTGATTGAAGCAGCCTACCAAAACAAAGAATTCCAGAAAGCCGATGAAATGGCCAACACCATAGCTAGACAGTTAGAAAAATTGATTGATGCGAAAGATACACTTGCCAGATTCAGCCTTTCTGAATTTATTATCTTAATTCCTCATAGTCGAATAGATAATATGCATCATGTGTCTCAGCAAGCGCTTTCCGTTGTAAATGAGGTTTTTGAGCAAGTTTCAGAAATCGAGTATGGGGCTGTCGGTATGCTAGTGGTTAGCAACCAACCCGATATCACAACCGTTTTTACGCAATTAGACAATGCATTAAGTCAAGCTCGTCAATCTAACGAGAAGATTTTCTTATTTAATCAAGAAGCTATTCTTCCTCAATACATCAAAGGACGAATGGAATGGCAAAACCTTGTGAAACACGCCATTGAATCGGATTTAATTAAACTTGAACTCCAACCGGCCATCAATCAAGACAACCAAGTGATCCACTATGAAGTGTTTCCATATTTTGAAGTTAATCATGTCGTTTACACGGTAAACCGCTTCATTACTGCATTAAACGACAGTGACATTGCCACACTTTTTGACATTCACGTATTGAAATTGGTGAAGGAACATATTCGTCAAAATCCAGCTCAAACGCCATTAGCCGTGAATATCACTCGTTATAGTGTCCGAAATGAACAATTCAATAATTACCTTGAACAAGTCACCATCACCCACAAAAAACTGAATCAGTTGGTGTTACTTGAACTACAAGAAGTGAGTTTTATTAAAAATATTGATGATGTTAGTAAGGTAATACACGTGATTGAACGCTGTGGCTTCCGTTATGGCATCGACAATTTTGGTCATAGTTTCCATTCGGTAGATTTTTTACATCAATTGCAGCCTGCATACATAAAATTGGATTTTGCATATACGAGCCAATTAAATCATCCACAAAAACAAGGCTTTGTTTCATCCATTACGCGCGCAGCGAATAACTTCAATATAGCCACCATTGCGACACACGTAGACTCACTTTCTCAATTGGAAGCACTATCTAAACTTGAAGTGACTGGATTCCAAGGCAAGATCACGCATAAGTGGGTTTGA
- a CDS encoding DMT family transporter yields the protein MAWIILLLAGISEVAWAVGLKYTEGFTKPLPSIITVCCLIVSFFLLGSSLRTLPLSIAYGIWVGIGAVGTAILSVYLFNESMSALKMISLCLIVLGILGMKVSA from the coding sequence ATGGCGTGGATAATTTTGCTTCTTGCGGGTATCAGTGAAGTCGCTTGGGCTGTTGGGCTCAAATACACAGAAGGCTTTACTAAACCCCTTCCTTCCATTATTACGGTCTGCTGCTTAATAGTAAGCTTCTTCCTCTTAGGCTCGTCATTGCGTACATTACCGCTCAGTATTGCTTACGGTATTTGGGTAGGAATTGGCGCTGTAGGTACAGCCATTTTAAGCGTCTACTTATTTAATGAGAGTATGAGCGCCCTCAAAATGATCAGCTTATGCTTAATCGTGCTAGGTATTCTGGGAATGAAAGTTTCTGCATAA
- a CDS encoding 5-methyltetrahydropteroyltriglutamate--homocysteine S-methyltransferase, whose amino-acid sequence MEDNKSSYIINTTTTPFYADQVGSLLRSEPLKKARLQYQNGELSQQDLIDIQRDQTRLHVEKQKETGLKVITDGEYSRAWWHFDFLEGLNGVEGFTPEVPLNFKGTKPKLHSVKVVDKISFSNSHPFLSDFKFLKSLIKDDKHVAKQTIPSPNMLFLRGKNEAACYQDNLDSYLNDLIQAYQDAIQAFYNAGCRYLQLDDTAWALFFSENGVKDLEKLGYTTEQTLTIFTKLINESIKNKPDDLLITMHICRGNFRSTYFGSGGYDAAAETIFGKLNVDGLFLEFDDERSGGFEPLKYVNRKDLFVAIGVITSKSPRLEDKEFIKQRIADAAKYLPLDQLRLSPQCGFASTEEGNVLSEQEQWNKLKHVVEIAEEVWS is encoded by the coding sequence ATGGAAGACAACAAATCAAGCTATATCATCAACACAACCACCACACCTTTTTATGCTGATCAAGTTGGCAGTTTACTTCGCAGCGAACCTCTGAAAAAAGCACGTCTGCAATACCAAAACGGTGAACTTTCTCAACAAGACCTCATCGATATTCAACGCGATCAAACTCGTCTTCATGTCGAAAAACAAAAAGAAACGGGCTTAAAAGTGATCACTGATGGCGAATACTCTCGTGCTTGGTGGCATTTTGATTTTCTTGAAGGTCTCAATGGCGTTGAAGGTTTTACCCCAGAAGTACCACTTAACTTTAAGGGCACTAAACCAAAACTGCACAGTGTCAAAGTGGTTGATAAAATCAGCTTTTCCAATTCTCACCCTTTCCTCAGTGACTTTAAATTTCTAAAATCTCTGATTAAAGACGATAAGCATGTAGCAAAACAAACCATTCCAAGCCCAAACATGTTGTTCTTACGTGGTAAAAATGAAGCCGCCTGCTATCAAGATAATTTAGATTCCTACCTCAATGATCTTATTCAAGCGTATCAAGATGCGATTCAAGCCTTTTACAATGCGGGATGTCGTTACCTACAACTTGATGACACAGCTTGGGCGTTATTTTTCTCCGAAAATGGTGTAAAAGATCTTGAAAAGCTAGGCTACACAACAGAGCAAACTTTAACGATTTTTACTAAGCTAATTAATGAATCCATTAAAAACAAACCCGATGACCTGTTGATCACCATGCACATCTGCCGTGGCAATTTCCGTTCGACCTACTTTGGATCAGGCGGTTATGACGCTGCCGCCGAAACCATTTTTGGCAAGCTAAACGTCGATGGTTTATTTCTCGAATTTGATGATGAACGATCTGGGGGTTTTGAGCCGTTGAAATACGTTAATCGTAAAGATTTATTCGTTGCTATCGGCGTGATCACGTCAAAATCACCACGACTTGAAGATAAAGAATTCATCAAGCAACGCATCGCTGACGCTGCAAAATATCTTCCACTAGACCAATTACGTCTAAGCCCACAGTGCGGTTTTGCTTCTACCGAAGAAGGCAATGTACTTTCTGAGCAAGAGCAATGGAACAAGCTCAAGCATGTAGTTGAAATCGCAGAGGAAGTCTGGAGCTAA
- a CDS encoding sugar O-acetyltransferase, whose product MHTEKTEKQKMLAGELFLPSDDELAKERDRTKKLCFQLNQTCPTEIQKRQDIAKAIVGESNGLYFESPFNCDYGYNIKAKDNLYINHGCTILDAGEVKIGRNCLIAPGVVIATVNHPLEASVRSSGLEYARPITIGDDVWIGANATICPGVTIGDNCIIAAGSVVTKDLPSNTVCGGVPAKVLKDNPRK is encoded by the coding sequence ATGCATACCGAAAAAACAGAAAAACAAAAAATGTTAGCAGGAGAATTATTTCTGCCATCTGACGACGAGTTAGCTAAAGAGCGAGACCGCACCAAGAAATTGTGTTTTCAGTTAAATCAGACATGTCCAACTGAAATTCAAAAGCGACAAGACATCGCCAAAGCAATCGTCGGTGAATCCAATGGTTTGTATTTTGAATCACCTTTTAACTGTGATTATGGATACAACATCAAGGCGAAAGACAATCTCTATATCAACCACGGTTGTACTATTTTGGATGCAGGTGAAGTCAAAATTGGTCGTAACTGTTTGATTGCTCCAGGGGTAGTGATTGCAACCGTCAACCATCCGCTTGAAGCCAGTGTTCGCTCTAGCGGGCTAGAGTATGCTCGCCCCATCACCATTGGCGATGATGTTTGGATTGGTGCTAACGCCACGATTTGCCCAGGCGTAACCATTGGAGACAATTGCATTATTGCCGCAGGTAGTGTCGTTACGAAAGATCTGCCTTCGAATACTGTTTGCGGTGGTGTCCCTGCAAAGGTTCTGAAAGATAACCCAAGAAAATAA
- a CDS encoding AI-2E family transporter — MKPIDESSRQFVNNMVESAIRIGLIFILVWGTFHIIKPFILPVLWGAIIAVALNPLVNMLSARINGKRTVAATIVTVLSILLLISPFAMISTSIYDGLIFLTEVVKSGQLAHWAPNPAIKEWPLVGQHIFDGLTYLSLHIKDMVVQFLPQIKVVLSHLLATFGSGLGSLIMFMLSLVIAGVFMAASEPIEKVVTQVFERSAGEHGSQWANMLSNIIRSVLVGVIGVAFIQSLIISAALFTFHIPAAGLISLAVLVLCIAQLPAILPLLPLFGYMYMTADTTSFIIFTVWGLLAGLADNILKPILMGRGSVVPMPIVVIGSLGGMMFAGIIGLFLGAVILSLWWGVFTVWLGAEQVEKEEKVK, encoded by the coding sequence ATGAAGCCGATTGATGAATCTTCGCGTCAATTTGTAAATAACATGGTCGAGTCCGCCATTCGTATCGGGTTAATTTTTATTTTGGTGTGGGGGACATTCCATATCATTAAACCTTTTATCTTGCCGGTGCTTTGGGGTGCGATTATTGCAGTTGCTTTAAACCCTTTAGTGAATATGCTCAGTGCCAGAATAAATGGCAAGCGAACGGTTGCTGCGACTATCGTGACTGTGCTGAGTATTCTATTACTGATTTCTCCATTTGCGATGATTTCCACATCTATTTACGATGGGTTGATATTCTTAACGGAAGTTGTGAAATCTGGCCAACTTGCCCATTGGGCGCCTAATCCTGCAATAAAGGAATGGCCTCTTGTTGGGCAGCATATTTTTGATGGTTTAACCTATTTATCGTTGCACATCAAAGATATGGTGGTTCAGTTCCTACCACAAATTAAAGTGGTGCTTAGCCATTTATTAGCCACCTTTGGTAGTGGGCTAGGTAGCTTGATTATGTTTATGTTGTCGCTGGTGATTGCTGGCGTATTCATGGCAGCCAGTGAACCTATTGAGAAAGTAGTGACTCAAGTGTTTGAACGCAGCGCGGGTGAACATGGTAGCCAGTGGGCGAATATGTTGTCGAATATTATTCGCAGTGTGCTCGTCGGTGTGATTGGTGTCGCCTTCATTCAAAGCTTAATTATTAGCGCGGCGTTATTTACTTTCCATATTCCGGCAGCCGGTTTGATCAGTTTGGCGGTCTTGGTGCTTTGTATCGCCCAGCTGCCCGCTATTTTGCCGCTATTGCCTTTGTTTGGTTATATGTACATGACCGCCGATACCACGTCATTCATCATCTTTACCGTGTGGGGATTACTAGCTGGTCTTGCCGATAACATCTTAAAACCGATCCTTATGGGCCGTGGCTCAGTGGTACCAATGCCAATCGTCGTGATTGGTTCATTAGGCGGTATGATGTTCGCGGGGATAATAGGCTTGTTCTTAGGCGCGGTTATCTTGTCACTGTGGTGGGGCGTTTTCACCGTGTGGCTAGGAGCTGAGCAAGTGGAGAAAGAAGAAAAAGTAAAATAA
- a CDS encoding pectinesterase family protein, with protein sequence MKRYLALAAIVTLPGCYFEKLEMLPVCRDMTDLYVCDDFNQNNLTKWQLLATDGGDPDGVFDVPKGEGYLRYTAGSKGGEILLASPKSIQKVLPYDDYFIEARIRPRQNSTTANKQLYFFGRYQEAGSWIAGGLNLQNSPTSTKAEMAISEQASISRPSQTSMPIYLGAKDGTDDGTWYKVRFDMEGNDLTLYLDGEKISTMSLPTTNTDFSQSGPFGIFTNNRSFEIDYIKIGNPELKPVLLVLDYKQPTWDSAIAGGESLDINVTAMQSDGVTADTFTVTSSDTSIVQVDTSGNMVSLIPLAVGEASVTFQSGSDPTLAKTIQVNVEAPFVMPSESYNLTGKTFPAINSVEQAIDPELLLTFDNTPALGEKGEVRIYRSSDDQLVDTLLLTGDINQLGYKTQDKVRTVNQHPIYLDGNTLRIQPHSDVLDYGENYYVVVGDGLVTGATLDGKAFVGLGKSSQWSFMTKSTLPSGDQITVGKDASNDFSTLQAAFNFIMKNSAADTPVNINLAAGTYRELLYLANKHNVTISGVSPEDTIIEYDNYETLNSGSGKGSAPGAVEGGRSVFLVESSDMLTLENLTLRNSHVRSNSASNQAEAIYFNANDKQRLIAKNIHFESEQDTLQLKGYSWFYHSLIAGNVDFIWGNNNTALFEESEIRTIGDSKDGTGLETSGGYVLQARTVSANDLGFVFLNSTFTHGIGPVGNTISDASTYFARSAGYSNYFDNIILINSKVDSHIADIGWAVEGINGQPKPNPSEPTATTGWREFNTMNIDGEPMALENRQGVYILNQEEAQPYLTREAIFSNYNGGAGWNPQP encoded by the coding sequence ATGAAAAGATATTTAGCGCTCGCTGCCATTGTTACCTTACCCGGATGTTATTTCGAAAAATTAGAAATGCTACCCGTATGCCGTGACATGACGGATCTATACGTTTGTGATGACTTCAACCAAAATAATTTAACTAAATGGCAATTATTAGCCACGGATGGCGGTGATCCAGACGGTGTGTTTGATGTGCCCAAAGGTGAGGGTTATTTACGTTATACCGCGGGTTCAAAAGGTGGCGAAATTCTATTAGCTTCACCTAAGTCGATTCAAAAAGTCCTACCCTATGATGACTACTTTATTGAAGCTCGTATTCGACCTAGACAAAACAGCACCACGGCCAATAAACAACTGTATTTCTTTGGCCGCTATCAAGAAGCCGGCAGTTGGATTGCAGGCGGATTAAACCTTCAAAACTCCCCAACAAGTACCAAAGCAGAAATGGCGATCAGTGAACAGGCGTCCATTTCACGCCCTTCGCAAACCTCAATGCCCATCTACTTAGGAGCAAAAGATGGCACTGATGACGGCACTTGGTACAAAGTTCGCTTTGATATGGAAGGTAACGATCTCACTTTGTATTTAGATGGTGAGAAGATCAGCACGATGTCACTACCAACGACTAACACAGACTTTTCACAATCAGGCCCGTTCGGTATTTTTACTAACAATCGCTCATTTGAAATCGATTACATCAAGATTGGTAATCCAGAATTAAAACCGGTATTACTGGTTCTCGATTACAAACAGCCAACTTGGGATTCAGCAATAGCTGGTGGTGAATCGTTGGATATTAATGTCACCGCCATGCAGAGTGATGGTGTGACTGCCGATACCTTCACTGTGACCTCAAGCGACACTAGCATTGTTCAAGTGGATACCTCGGGCAATATGGTCAGCCTTATTCCACTTGCCGTTGGTGAAGCCAGTGTCACCTTCCAATCAGGTTCAGATCCAACGCTCGCCAAAACCATTCAAGTCAATGTTGAAGCGCCTTTTGTCATGCCAAGCGAAAGCTACAACTTAACTGGCAAAACCTTCCCAGCCATCAACAGTGTTGAGCAAGCCATTGATCCTGAGCTATTACTCACTTTTGATAACACCCCAGCATTAGGCGAAAAAGGTGAAGTGCGTATTTACCGCAGCAGTGATGATCAATTGGTGGATACCTTGCTACTAACTGGCGACATCAATCAATTAGGCTATAAGACTCAAGATAAAGTTCGTACCGTGAATCAACACCCTATTTACTTAGATGGCAATACACTACGAATTCAACCACACAGCGATGTATTGGATTACGGAGAAAACTATTACGTAGTGGTTGGTGATGGTCTCGTGACAGGTGCAACCTTGGATGGAAAAGCGTTCGTTGGACTAGGCAAATCTAGCCAGTGGTCATTTATGACGAAATCAACTTTACCTTCTGGCGATCAAATCACTGTAGGTAAAGACGCCAGCAATGACTTCTCAACGCTTCAAGCTGCTTTCAATTTCATTATGAAAAATAGCGCAGCAGATACACCGGTGAACATTAATTTAGCCGCAGGCACATACCGAGAACTTCTGTATCTAGCCAATAAACATAATGTCACTATTAGCGGTGTCTCTCCTGAAGACACCATTATCGAATATGATAACTATGAAACCTTAAACTCGGGATCTGGCAAAGGCTCTGCACCAGGAGCAGTTGAAGGTGGACGAAGTGTCTTTTTGGTGGAGTCCTCAGATATGTTAACGCTAGAAAATTTAACGCTGAGAAATTCACATGTCCGCTCCAATTCAGCCTCAAATCAGGCAGAAGCAATCTATTTCAATGCCAATGACAAGCAGCGTTTGATAGCCAAAAACATTCATTTCGAAAGTGAACAAGATACCTTACAGCTGAAAGGTTATAGCTGGTTTTATCACAGTCTGATTGCAGGAAATGTCGATTTTATCTGGGGTAACAACAATACCGCGCTATTTGAAGAATCGGAAATTAGAACCATTGGAGATTCTAAAGATGGAACTGGCCTAGAAACCAGTGGTGGTTACGTTCTTCAAGCTCGTACCGTCAGCGCTAATGATCTCGGATTTGTGTTCTTAAACTCAACCTTTACTCATGGGATTGGTCCTGTTGGAAATACCATCAGTGATGCATCTACCTACTTTGCCCGTAGCGCTGGCTACAGTAATTACTTTGACAACATCATTTTGATTAACAGTAAAGTGGATAGCCATATTGCCGATATTGGCTGGGCTGTTGAAGGCATTAATGGTCAACCAAAACCGAATCCAAGTGAACCAACCGCAACCACCGGATGGCGCGAGTTCAATACCATGAACATTGATGGTGAACCTATGGCACTTGAGAATCGCCAAGGGGTTTATATTCTAAATCAAGAAGAGGCTCAGCCTTATTTGACACGTGAAGCCATTTTCTCAAATTACAATGGTGGCGCGGGTTGGAATCCACAGCCTTAA
- a CDS encoding MFS transporter — translation MASAIKATFRSLQFYNYRLWAIGALVSNIGTWMQRTAQDWLVLTELTQHNATAVGVVMSLQFGPHALLLPFSGYIADQFDRRKVLIVTQSLLALLPLLLGILTLTGHIELWHVYIFAFILGCTTAIDAPVRQTFVTELVSDKDLSNAVALNSTSFNSARMIGPSLAALLIAGIGTGWVFIVNALSFIGVIFSLFHFKLHQLHPSTRSAKGPGALLKGFKYSWQREDLRTIFFMLFMIGTFALNFPIFISTMAVKVFDMGVGHFGFLTTLMAVGSVAGALFSAKGEGPTMRSLVLGCVVLTVGFTISAISPTYWLFGLTLILIGVSVQTFNTSSNSLLQLTTEPSMRGRVIAIRMAIAMGCTPIGAPIVGWIADQYGPRWSLALGALSSAIAALIGLYYFKKQKQAQETKTDSEAKTS, via the coding sequence ATGGCTTCTGCGATTAAAGCCACTTTTCGCTCTCTGCAATTTTATAACTACCGTTTATGGGCCATTGGCGCATTAGTCTCAAATATCGGGACTTGGATGCAACGGACCGCGCAAGATTGGTTAGTCTTGACTGAATTGACGCAACACAACGCGACCGCTGTGGGTGTGGTGATGTCGTTGCAATTTGGCCCTCACGCTTTATTGCTGCCCTTTTCTGGCTATATTGCCGACCAATTTGATCGACGCAAAGTTCTCATTGTTACTCAATCTTTACTCGCGCTTTTACCCTTGTTGCTTGGCATTTTGACGTTAACTGGCCATATTGAACTGTGGCATGTGTATATTTTTGCCTTTATTCTCGGCTGCACCACCGCAATTGATGCCCCTGTTCGCCAAACCTTTGTGACTGAATTAGTGAGTGATAAAGATCTCTCCAATGCGGTTGCATTAAATTCAACCTCATTTAATTCTGCAAGGATGATAGGCCCTTCTCTGGCGGCATTGTTAATTGCAGGCATTGGTACTGGCTGGGTATTTATCGTCAATGCTTTATCTTTTATTGGTGTGATCTTTTCCCTGTTTCATTTCAAGCTCCATCAATTACATCCAAGCACTCGCAGCGCCAAAGGACCGGGAGCGCTGCTCAAAGGATTCAAATATTCATGGCAACGTGAAGATCTACGCACCATCTTCTTCATGTTATTTATGATTGGAACCTTTGCGCTTAACTTCCCTATTTTCATCTCAACCATGGCGGTTAAAGTATTTGATATGGGCGTAGGACACTTTGGGTTTCTCACAACGTTAATGGCGGTGGGCTCCGTAGCTGGCGCATTATTCTCCGCCAAAGGTGAAGGCCCCACTATGCGTTCATTGGTGCTCGGTTGTGTCGTCCTGACAGTCGGATTCACCATTTCAGCCATCAGCCCTACTTATTGGCTATTCGGCTTAACCTTGATATTAATTGGTGTCTCGGTGCAAACCTTTAACACTTCCAGTAATAGCCTACTTCAACTGACTACTGAACCCAGCATGCGTGGCCGCGTGATTGCAATCCGTATGGCAATTGCTATGGGATGTACCCCAATTGGCGCACCTATTGTCGGTTGGATTGCCGACCAATATGGCCCGCGCTGGTCACTCGCCTTAGGCGCATTAAGTAGTGCAATTGCCGCTTTAATTGGCTTGTACTATTTCAAGAAGCAAAAACAGGCTCAAGAAACAAAAACAGATTCAGAAGCCAAGACAAGTTAA
- a CDS encoding sugar transporter — translation MTEKISRRKQYLQVLAMGFSAFIFNTTEFVPVGILTDIGSSFDITAAKVGWMLTIYAWVVALFSLPLMLLTRKVERKTLLLCLFGVFSASHVLSVFAWNFPVLVISRIGIAFSHAVFWSITAAIAIRVAPAGKKTFALSVLATGTSLAMVLGVPVGRLIGQWFGWRATFGVIGVIAFTMMIILARLLPTLPSVSSGSLKSLSAVFKKPVLLGSYLFIFLIFTAHYTSYSYIEPFMHEVGQANSYFTTFLLLLFGGAGIVGSVIFGFWGEKHNTKLLLASGVLLSICLLMVSAVALSQWGISSLIFVWGVVMMLVPVTMQVKVFNIDNDAFEVIMSMYSGIINLGIGAGALLGGKVIIHLGLPNIGYVAAAIGVMSMLVLATLLKKYSILR, via the coding sequence ATGACAGAAAAAATATCGCGTCGTAAACAGTATTTACAAGTACTGGCGATGGGGTTCAGTGCGTTTATTTTTAATACCACAGAATTTGTTCCGGTCGGTATTTTAACTGATATCGGGAGCAGCTTTGATATTACTGCCGCTAAGGTGGGATGGATGCTCACGATTTACGCGTGGGTGGTGGCGTTGTTTTCACTTCCTCTCATGCTACTAACCCGCAAAGTGGAACGTAAAACCTTGCTGCTGTGCTTATTTGGCGTATTTTCAGCTAGCCATGTGTTATCGGTTTTCGCCTGGAATTTTCCAGTCTTAGTGATCAGTCGGATCGGGATTGCGTTTTCTCACGCGGTGTTTTGGTCAATCACCGCTGCGATCGCCATTCGTGTTGCGCCAGCAGGTAAAAAGACCTTTGCGCTGAGTGTGCTTGCCACTGGTACATCATTGGCTATGGTCCTTGGTGTGCCTGTTGGGCGCTTAATTGGTCAATGGTTTGGTTGGCGCGCTACTTTTGGTGTGATTGGTGTGATCGCGTTTACCATGATGATCATTCTTGCTCGCTTGTTGCCAACGTTACCTAGTGTGTCATCGGGCAGCTTGAAGAGTTTGTCTGCGGTCTTCAAAAAGCCAGTACTGCTTGGTTCCTATTTGTTTATCTTTCTGATTTTCACCGCGCATTACACAAGCTACAGCTACATTGAACCTTTCATGCATGAAGTGGGGCAGGCTAATAGTTACTTTACGACGTTTTTATTATTGTTGTTTGGTGGCGCAGGTATTGTTGGCAGTGTGATTTTTGGTTTCTGGGGTGAGAAACACAATACAAAATTACTGCTAGCAAGCGGTGTGCTATTGAGTATTTGTTTGTTGATGGTAAGTGCTGTGGCTTTATCTCAATGGGGAATTAGCAGCCTGATTTTTGTGTGGGGAGTTGTGATGATGTTGGTTCCGGTCACTATGCAGGTGAAAGTATTCAATATTGATAATGATGCGTTTGAAGTTATTATGTCGATGTATTCCGGCATTATTAACTTAGGTATTGGTGCGGGCGCATTGCTCGGCGGTAAAGTTATTATTCACTTAGGTTTGCCAAACATAGGCTACGTGGCAGCAGCGATTGGTGTGATGTCAATGCTGGTTCTCGCGACTTTATTGAAAAAGTACTCGATATTGCGTTAA
- a CDS encoding transglutaminase-like cysteine peptidase yields the protein MTKEKTKGLSRLLFSFTGFLLFVVFMASVRASTLTDDEQKTVSFSQSNFGQQASLRVKAWLELTHSLQQQPLSSQLNNVNNFFNQLVFIDDIKLWGLKDYWASPLEFLNVGGGDCEDFSIAKYTSLRKLGINDQKLRLIYVKSLRLNQFHMVVAYYETPSSMPLILDNIESEIKPANQRSDLVPVYSFNATNLWVIQDKSAGGQTVLAGNSSKLSLWQNLRQRRKQDLRHPIINLDQ from the coding sequence ATGACCAAAGAAAAGACTAAGGGACTTTCACGCTTACTCTTTTCGTTCACCGGTTTCCTACTTTTTGTTGTCTTTATGGCGTCAGTGAGGGCTTCTACTCTCACTGACGATGAACAAAAAACCGTTTCTTTTAGTCAAAGCAACTTTGGTCAACAGGCAAGTTTACGCGTGAAAGCCTGGCTAGAGTTGACTCATTCCCTGCAACAGCAGCCGCTTTCTTCTCAATTAAACAACGTCAATAATTTCTTTAATCAGCTCGTTTTTATCGATGATATAAAACTTTGGGGACTAAAAGATTATTGGGCATCGCCTTTAGAGTTTTTGAATGTGGGAGGAGGTGATTGTGAAGATTTCAGTATCGCAAAATATACCTCACTGAGAAAACTTGGCATTAATGATCAAAAACTGCGATTAATCTACGTCAAATCATTAAGGCTTAATCAGTTTCACATGGTTGTCGCCTACTATGAGACACCAAGCTCCATGCCATTAATTTTAGACAACATCGAAAGTGAAATAAAACCGGCTAATCAAAGATCTGACCTCGTTCCCGTCTATAGTTTTAACGCGACCAACTTATGGGTGATACAAGATAAATCTGCGGGTGGCCAGACCGTACTGGCAGGCAACTCATCCAAACTGAGCTTATGGCAAAACTTGCGCCAACGAAGAAAACAAGATTTGCGTCACCCTATTATCAACCTGGATCAATAA